In a genomic window of Myotis daubentonii chromosome 18, mMyoDau2.1, whole genome shotgun sequence:
- the UBAP2L gene encoding ubiquitin-associated protein 2-like isoform X16, with translation MMTSVGTNRARGNWEQPQNQNQTQHKQRPQATAEQIRLAQMISDHNDADFEEKVKQLIDITGKNQDECVIALHDCNGDVNRAINVLLEGNPDTHSWEMVGKKKGVSGQKDGGQTESNEEGKENRDRDRDYSRRRGGPPRRGRGASRGREFRGQENGLDGTKSGGPSGRGTERGRRGRGRGRGGSGRRGGRFSAQGMGTFNPADYAEPANTDDNYGNNSGSTWNNTGHFEPDDGTSAWRTATEEWGTEDWNEDLSETKIFTASNVSSVPLPAENVTITAGQRIDLAVLLGKTPSSMENDSSNLDPSQAPSLAQPLVFSNSKQNTISQPASGNTFSHHSVVSMLGKGFGDVSETKSGSTTGSQFLEQFKTAQALAQLAAQHSQSGTTTTSSWDMGSTTQSPSLVQYDLKNPNDSTVHSPFTKRQAFTPSSTMMEVFLQEKPPAAATSTAAPPPPSSPLPSKSTSAPQMSPGSSDNQSSSPQPAQQKLKQQKKKASLTSKIPALAVEMPGSADISGLNLQFGALQFGSEPVLSDYESTPTTSASSSQAPNSLYTSTASESSSTISSNQSQESGYQSGPIQSTTYTSQNNAQGPLYEQRSTQTRRYPSSISSSPQKDLTQAKNGFSSVQATQLQTTQSVEGATGSAVKSDSPSTSSIPPLSETVSAASLLTTTNQHSSTLGGLNHSEEIPNTTTTQHNSTLSTQQNTLSSSTSSGRTSTSTLLHTSVESEANLHSSSSTFSTTSSTVSAPPPVVSVSSSLNSGSSLGLNIGSNSTVTASTRSSVATTSGKAPPNLPPGVPPLLPNPYIMAPGLLHAYPPQVYGYDDLQMLQTRFPLDYYSIPFPAPTTPLTGRDGSLSSNPYSGDLTKFGRGDASSPAPATTLAQPQQNQTQTHHTTQQTFLNPALPPGYSYTSLPYYTGVPGLPSTFQYGPAVFPVAPTSSKQHGVNVSVNASATPFQQPSGYGSHGYNTGVSVTSSNTGVPDISGSVYSKTQQSFEKQGFHSGTPAASFNLPSALGSGGPINPATAAAYPPAPFMHILTPHQQPHSQILHHHLQQDGQDILSLADDQLGE, from the exons CATTCCTGGGAGATGGTCGGAAAGAAGAAAGGAGTCTCAGGACAGAAGGATGGTGGCCAAACGGAATCCAATGAGGAAGGCAAAGAAAATCGAGACCGGGACAGAGACTATAGTCGGCGACGTGGTGGGCCACCAAGACGGGGAAGAGGCGCCAGCCGTGGACGAGAGT ttCGGGGTCAGGAAAATGGATTAGATGGCACCAAGAGTGGAGGGCCTTCTggaagaggcacagagagaggcagaagagGTCGTGGACGAGGCAGAG gTGGTTCTGGTAGGCGGGGAGGAAGGTTTTCTGCTCAAGGAATGGG aaccTTTAACCCAGCTGATTATGCAGAACCAGCCAATACTGATGATAACTATGGCAATAATAGCGGCAGTACGTGGAACAACACTGGCCACTTCGAGCCAGATGATGGGACGA GCGCATGGAGGACCGCAACAGAAGAGTGGGGAACTGAAGATTGGAATGAAGAT ctttcTGAGACCAAGATCTTCACTGCCTCTAATGTGTCTTCAGTGCCTCTGCCTGCAGAGAATGTGACAATCACTGCTGGTCAGAG AATTGACCTTGCTGTCCTGTTGGGGAAGACACCATCTTCAATGGAGAATGATTCATCTAATCTGGATCCATCTCAGGCTCCTTCTCTTGCCCAGCCTCTGGTGTTCAGTAACTCGAAGCAGAATACCATATCACAGCCTGCTTCAGGGAACACATTTTCTCATCACAGTGTG GTGAGCATGTTAGGGAAAGGATTTGGTGATGTCAGTGAAACTAAAAGTGGCAGCACCACAGGCTCCCAGTTCTTGGAGCAATTCAAGACTGCTCAGGCCCTGGCTCAGTTGGCAGCTCAGCATTCTCAATCTGgaaccaccaccacctcctcttGGGACATGGGCTCCACCACACAGTCCCCATCGCTGGTGCAGTATG ATTTGAAGAACCCAAATGATTCAACAGTGCACAGCCCCTTCACAAAGCGCCAGGCTTTTACCCCGTCTTCAACCATGATGGAGGTGTTCCTTCAGGAGAAGCCACCCGCAGCGGCTACCTCCACAGCTGCACCTCCACCCCCCTCTTCTCCTCTGCCAAGCAAATCCACCTCGGCTCCACAAATGTCTCCTGGGTCTTCAGACAACCAATCCTCCAGCCCTCAGCCGGCTCAGCAAAAACTGAAACAGCAGAAGAAAAAAGCCTCCTTGACTTCTAAG ATTCCTGCTCTGGCTGTGGAGATGCCTGGCTCAGCAGATATCTCAGGGCTAAACCTACAGTTTGGGGCATTGCAGTTTGGGTCAGAGCCTGTCCTTTCTGATTATGAGTCCACTCCAACCACGAGCGCCTCTTCAAGCCAGGCTCCAAATAGCCTCTATACCAGCACGGCCAG TGAATCTTCATCTACAATTTCATCTAATCAGAGTCAGGAGTCCGGTTATCAGAGTGGCCCAATTCAGTCAACAACCTATACCTCCCAAAACAATGCTCAGGGCCCTCTGTATGAACAGAGATCCACGCAGACTCGGCGGTACCCCAGCTCCATCtcttcatcaccccaaaaggaccTGACTCAGGCAAAG AATGGCTTCAGTTCTGTGCAGGCCACGCAGTTACAGACCACGCAATCTGTTGAAG GTGCTACAGGCTCTGCAGTGAAATCTGACTCACCTTCTACTTCTAGTATCCCCCCTCTCAGTGAAACGGTATCTGCAGCTTCCTTATTGACGACAACCAATCAGCACTCGTCCACTTTGGGTGGCTTGAACCACAGTGAGGAGATTCCAAATACTACCACCACACAACACAACAG TACGTTATCTACTCAGCAGAATACCCTTTCGTCATCAACATCTTCTGGGCGTACTTCAACATCCACTCTTTTG CACACAAGCGTGGAGAGTGAGGCGAATCTTCATTCTTCCTCCAGCACTTTCTCCACCACGTCCAGCACAGTCTCTGCACCTCCGCCAGTGGTCAGTGTCTCCTCCAGTCTCAATAGTGGCAGTAGCCTGGGCCTCAACATAGGCAGCAACTCCACTGTCACAGCCTCGACTCGAAGCTCAGTTGCTACAACTTCAG gaAAAGCTCCTCCTAATCTCCCTCCTGGGGTCCCGCCATTGTTGCCTAATCCGTATATTATGGCTCCAGGGCTGTTACATGCCTACCCG CCACAAGTATATGGTTATGATGACTTGCAGATGCTTCAGACAAGATTTCCATTG GATTACTACAGCATCCCATTTCCTGCACCCACCACGCCGCTGACTGGGAGGGATGGTAGCCTGTCCAGCAACCCTTATTCCG GTGACCTCACAAAGTTTGGCCGTGGGgatgcctcctccccagccccggccaCTACCTTGGCCCAACCCCAACAGAACCAGACGCAGACTCACCACACCACGCAGCAGACATTCCTGAACCCGGCGCTGCCTCCTGGCTACAGTTACACCAGCCTGCCATACTACACAGGGGTTCCGGGCCTCCCCAGCACCTTCCAGTATGGGCCTGCTGTGTTCCCT GTGGCTCCTACCTCTTCCAAGCAGCATGGTGTGAATGTCAGTGTGAATGCATCGGCCACCCCTTTCCAACAGCCAAGTGGATATGGGTCTCATGGATACAACACTG gtgTCTCAGTCACCTCCAGTAACACGGGCGTGCCAGATATCTCGGGTTCTGTGTACTCCaaaacccag CAATCCTTTGAGAAACAAGGTTTTCATTCCGGTACTCCTGCTGCCTCCTTCAACTTGCCTTCAGCCCTAGGAAGTGGGGGGCCCATCAATCCAGCCACAGCTGCTGCCTACCCACCTGCCCCCTTTATGCACATTCTGACCCCCCATCAGCAGCCGCACTCCCAGATCCTTCACCATCACCTACAGCAGGATGGCCAG GACATCCTCAGTCTCGCGGATGACCAGCTTGGTGAATAA
- the UBAP2L gene encoding ubiquitin-associated protein 2-like isoform X8 — MMTSVGTNRARGNWEQPQNQNQTQHKQRPQATAEQIRLAQMISDHNDADFEEKVKQLIDITGKNQDECVIALHDCNGDVNRAINVLLEGNPDTHSWEMVGKKKGVSGQKDGGQTESNEEGKENRDRDRDYSRRRGGPPRRGRGASRGREFRGQENGLDGTKSGGPSGRGTERGRRGRGRGRGGSGRRGGRFSAQGMGTFNPADYAEPANTDDNYGNNSGSTWNNTGHFEPDDGTRLDFIGVEGSNYPRKFETAPGAWRTATEEWGTEDWNEDLSETKIFTASNVSSVPLPAENVTITAGQRIDLAVLLGKTPSSMENDSSNLDPSQAPSLAQPLVFSNSKQNTISQPASGNTFSHHSVVSMLGKGFGDVSETKSGSTTGSQFLEQFKTAQALAQLAAQHSQSGTTTTSSWDMGSTTQSPSLVQYDLKNPNDSTVHSPFTKRQAFTPSSTMMEVFLQEKPPAAATSTAAPPPPSSPLPSKSTSAPQMSPGSSDNQSSSPQPAQQKLKQQKKKASLTSKIPALAVEMPGSADISGLNLQFGALQFGSEPVLSDYESTPTTSASSSQAPNSLYTSTASESSSTISSNQSQESGYQSGPIQSTTYTSQNNAQGPLYEQRSTQTRRYPSSISSSPQKDLTQAKNGFSSVQATQLQTTQSVEGATGSAVKSDSPSTSSIPPLSETVSAASLLTTTNQHSSTLGGLNHSEEIPNTTTTQHNSTLSTQQNTLSSSTSSGRTSTSTLLHTSVESEANLHSSSSTFSTTSSTVSAPPPVVSVSSSLNSGSSLGLNIGSNSTVTASTRSSVATTSGKAPPNLPPGVPPLLPNPYIMAPGLLHAYPPQVYGYDDLQMLQTRFPLDYYSIPFPAPTTPLTGRDGSLSSNPYSGDLTKFGRGDASSPAPATTLAQPQQNQTQTHHTTQQTFLNPALPPGYSYTSLPYYTGVPGLPSTFQYGPAVFPVAPTSSKQHGVNVSVNASATPFQQPSGYGSHGYNTGVSVTSSNTGVPDISGSVYSKTQQSFEKQGFHSGTPAASFNLPSALGSGGPINPATAAAYPPAPFMHILTPHQQPHSQILHHHLQQDGQLPYLQMILCCQRQQEEQDILSLADDQLGE; from the exons CATTCCTGGGAGATGGTCGGAAAGAAGAAAGGAGTCTCAGGACAGAAGGATGGTGGCCAAACGGAATCCAATGAGGAAGGCAAAGAAAATCGAGACCGGGACAGAGACTATAGTCGGCGACGTGGTGGGCCACCAAGACGGGGAAGAGGCGCCAGCCGTGGACGAGAGT ttCGGGGTCAGGAAAATGGATTAGATGGCACCAAGAGTGGAGGGCCTTCTggaagaggcacagagagaggcagaagagGTCGTGGACGAGGCAGAG gTGGTTCTGGTAGGCGGGGAGGAAGGTTTTCTGCTCAAGGAATGGG aaccTTTAACCCAGCTGATTATGCAGAACCAGCCAATACTGATGATAACTATGGCAATAATAGCGGCAGTACGTGGAACAACACTGGCCACTTCGAGCCAGATGATGGGACGA gACTTGATTTCATTGGGGTTGAGGGGTCAAATTATCCCCGAAAATTTGAGACTGCTCCTG GCGCATGGAGGACCGCAACAGAAGAGTGGGGAACTGAAGATTGGAATGAAGAT ctttcTGAGACCAAGATCTTCACTGCCTCTAATGTGTCTTCAGTGCCTCTGCCTGCAGAGAATGTGACAATCACTGCTGGTCAGAG AATTGACCTTGCTGTCCTGTTGGGGAAGACACCATCTTCAATGGAGAATGATTCATCTAATCTGGATCCATCTCAGGCTCCTTCTCTTGCCCAGCCTCTGGTGTTCAGTAACTCGAAGCAGAATACCATATCACAGCCTGCTTCAGGGAACACATTTTCTCATCACAGTGTG GTGAGCATGTTAGGGAAAGGATTTGGTGATGTCAGTGAAACTAAAAGTGGCAGCACCACAGGCTCCCAGTTCTTGGAGCAATTCAAGACTGCTCAGGCCCTGGCTCAGTTGGCAGCTCAGCATTCTCAATCTGgaaccaccaccacctcctcttGGGACATGGGCTCCACCACACAGTCCCCATCGCTGGTGCAGTATG ATTTGAAGAACCCAAATGATTCAACAGTGCACAGCCCCTTCACAAAGCGCCAGGCTTTTACCCCGTCTTCAACCATGATGGAGGTGTTCCTTCAGGAGAAGCCACCCGCAGCGGCTACCTCCACAGCTGCACCTCCACCCCCCTCTTCTCCTCTGCCAAGCAAATCCACCTCGGCTCCACAAATGTCTCCTGGGTCTTCAGACAACCAATCCTCCAGCCCTCAGCCGGCTCAGCAAAAACTGAAACAGCAGAAGAAAAAAGCCTCCTTGACTTCTAAG ATTCCTGCTCTGGCTGTGGAGATGCCTGGCTCAGCAGATATCTCAGGGCTAAACCTACAGTTTGGGGCATTGCAGTTTGGGTCAGAGCCTGTCCTTTCTGATTATGAGTCCACTCCAACCACGAGCGCCTCTTCAAGCCAGGCTCCAAATAGCCTCTATACCAGCACGGCCAG TGAATCTTCATCTACAATTTCATCTAATCAGAGTCAGGAGTCCGGTTATCAGAGTGGCCCAATTCAGTCAACAACCTATACCTCCCAAAACAATGCTCAGGGCCCTCTGTATGAACAGAGATCCACGCAGACTCGGCGGTACCCCAGCTCCATCtcttcatcaccccaaaaggaccTGACTCAGGCAAAG AATGGCTTCAGTTCTGTGCAGGCCACGCAGTTACAGACCACGCAATCTGTTGAAG GTGCTACAGGCTCTGCAGTGAAATCTGACTCACCTTCTACTTCTAGTATCCCCCCTCTCAGTGAAACGGTATCTGCAGCTTCCTTATTGACGACAACCAATCAGCACTCGTCCACTTTGGGTGGCTTGAACCACAGTGAGGAGATTCCAAATACTACCACCACACAACACAACAG TACGTTATCTACTCAGCAGAATACCCTTTCGTCATCAACATCTTCTGGGCGTACTTCAACATCCACTCTTTTG CACACAAGCGTGGAGAGTGAGGCGAATCTTCATTCTTCCTCCAGCACTTTCTCCACCACGTCCAGCACAGTCTCTGCACCTCCGCCAGTGGTCAGTGTCTCCTCCAGTCTCAATAGTGGCAGTAGCCTGGGCCTCAACATAGGCAGCAACTCCACTGTCACAGCCTCGACTCGAAGCTCAGTTGCTACAACTTCAG gaAAAGCTCCTCCTAATCTCCCTCCTGGGGTCCCGCCATTGTTGCCTAATCCGTATATTATGGCTCCAGGGCTGTTACATGCCTACCCG CCACAAGTATATGGTTATGATGACTTGCAGATGCTTCAGACAAGATTTCCATTG GATTACTACAGCATCCCATTTCCTGCACCCACCACGCCGCTGACTGGGAGGGATGGTAGCCTGTCCAGCAACCCTTATTCCG GTGACCTCACAAAGTTTGGCCGTGGGgatgcctcctccccagccccggccaCTACCTTGGCCCAACCCCAACAGAACCAGACGCAGACTCACCACACCACGCAGCAGACATTCCTGAACCCGGCGCTGCCTCCTGGCTACAGTTACACCAGCCTGCCATACTACACAGGGGTTCCGGGCCTCCCCAGCACCTTCCAGTATGGGCCTGCTGTGTTCCCT GTGGCTCCTACCTCTTCCAAGCAGCATGGTGTGAATGTCAGTGTGAATGCATCGGCCACCCCTTTCCAACAGCCAAGTGGATATGGGTCTCATGGATACAACACTG gtgTCTCAGTCACCTCCAGTAACACGGGCGTGCCAGATATCTCGGGTTCTGTGTACTCCaaaacccag CAATCCTTTGAGAAACAAGGTTTTCATTCCGGTACTCCTGCTGCCTCCTTCAACTTGCCTTCAGCCCTAGGAAGTGGGGGGCCCATCAATCCAGCCACAGCTGCTGCCTACCCACCTGCCCCCTTTATGCACATTCTGACCCCCCATCAGCAGCCGCACTCCCAGATCCTTCACCATCACCTACAGCAGGATGGCCAG CTACCATATTTGCAGATGATTCTCTGTTGCCAGCGCCAGCAGGAGGAGCAG GACATCCTCAGTCTCGCGGATGACCAGCTTGGTGAATAA
- the UBAP2L gene encoding ubiquitin-associated protein 2-like isoform X4: protein MMTSVGTNRARGNWEQPQNQNQTQHKQRPQATAEQIRLAQMISDHNDADFEEKVKQLIDITGKNQDECVIALHDCNGDVNRAINVLLEGNPDTHSWEMVGKKKGVSGQKDGGQTESNEEGKENRDRDRDYSRRRGGPPRRGRGASRGRECMHGALTKPAVVRGQENGLDGTKSGGPSGRGTERGRRGRGRGRGGSGRRGGRFSAQGMGTFNPADYAEPANTDDNYGNNSGSTWNNTGHFEPDDGTRLDFIGVEGSNYPRKFETAPGAWRTATEEWGTEDWNEDLSETKIFTASNVSSVPLPAENVTITAGQRIDLAVLLGKTPSSMENDSSNLDPSQAPSLAQPLVFSNSKQNTISQPASGNTFSHHSVVSMLGKGFGDVSETKSGSTTGSQFLEQFKTAQALAQLAAQHSQSGTTTTSSWDMGSTTQSPSLVQYDLKNPNDSTVHSPFTKRQAFTPSSTMMEVFLQEKPPAAATSTAAPPPPSSPLPSKSTSAPQMSPGSSDNQSSSPQPAQQKLKQQKKKASLTSKIPALAVEMPGSADISGLNLQFGALQFGSEPVLSDYESTPTTSASSSQAPNSLYTSTASESSSTISSNQSQESGYQSGPIQSTTYTSQNNAQGPLYEQRSTQTRRYPSSISSSPQKDLTQAKNGFSSVQATQLQTTQSVEGATGSAVKSDSPSTSSIPPLSETVSAASLLTTTNQHSSTLGGLNHSEEIPNTTTTQHNSTLSTQQNTLSSSTSSGRTSTSTLLHTSVESEANLHSSSSTFSTTSSTVSAPPPVVSVSSSLNSGSSLGLNIGSNSTVTASTRSSVATTSGKAPPNLPPGVPPLLPNPYIMAPGLLHAYPPQVYGYDDLQMLQTRFPLDYYSIPFPAPTTPLTGRDGSLSSNPYSGDLTKFGRGDASSPAPATTLAQPQQNQTQTHHTTQQTFLNPALPPGYSYTSLPYYTGVPGLPSTFQYGPAVFPVAPTSSKQHGVNVSVNASATPFQQPSGYGSHGYNTGVSVTSSNTGVPDISGSVYSKTQQSFEKQGFHSGTPAASFNLPSALGSGGPINPATAAAYPPAPFMHILTPHQQPHSQILHHHLQQDGQLPYLQMILCCQRQQEEQDILSLADDQLGE from the exons CATTCCTGGGAGATGGTCGGAAAGAAGAAAGGAGTCTCAGGACAGAAGGATGGTGGCCAAACGGAATCCAATGAGGAAGGCAAAGAAAATCGAGACCGGGACAGAGACTATAGTCGGCGACGTGGTGGGCCACCAAGACGGGGAAGAGGCGCCAGCCGTGGACGAGAGTGTATGCATGGGGCTTTAACAAAACCAGCTGTGG ttCGGGGTCAGGAAAATGGATTAGATGGCACCAAGAGTGGAGGGCCTTCTggaagaggcacagagagaggcagaagagGTCGTGGACGAGGCAGAG gTGGTTCTGGTAGGCGGGGAGGAAGGTTTTCTGCTCAAGGAATGGG aaccTTTAACCCAGCTGATTATGCAGAACCAGCCAATACTGATGATAACTATGGCAATAATAGCGGCAGTACGTGGAACAACACTGGCCACTTCGAGCCAGATGATGGGACGA gACTTGATTTCATTGGGGTTGAGGGGTCAAATTATCCCCGAAAATTTGAGACTGCTCCTG GCGCATGGAGGACCGCAACAGAAGAGTGGGGAACTGAAGATTGGAATGAAGAT ctttcTGAGACCAAGATCTTCACTGCCTCTAATGTGTCTTCAGTGCCTCTGCCTGCAGAGAATGTGACAATCACTGCTGGTCAGAG AATTGACCTTGCTGTCCTGTTGGGGAAGACACCATCTTCAATGGAGAATGATTCATCTAATCTGGATCCATCTCAGGCTCCTTCTCTTGCCCAGCCTCTGGTGTTCAGTAACTCGAAGCAGAATACCATATCACAGCCTGCTTCAGGGAACACATTTTCTCATCACAGTGTG GTGAGCATGTTAGGGAAAGGATTTGGTGATGTCAGTGAAACTAAAAGTGGCAGCACCACAGGCTCCCAGTTCTTGGAGCAATTCAAGACTGCTCAGGCCCTGGCTCAGTTGGCAGCTCAGCATTCTCAATCTGgaaccaccaccacctcctcttGGGACATGGGCTCCACCACACAGTCCCCATCGCTGGTGCAGTATG ATTTGAAGAACCCAAATGATTCAACAGTGCACAGCCCCTTCACAAAGCGCCAGGCTTTTACCCCGTCTTCAACCATGATGGAGGTGTTCCTTCAGGAGAAGCCACCCGCAGCGGCTACCTCCACAGCTGCACCTCCACCCCCCTCTTCTCCTCTGCCAAGCAAATCCACCTCGGCTCCACAAATGTCTCCTGGGTCTTCAGACAACCAATCCTCCAGCCCTCAGCCGGCTCAGCAAAAACTGAAACAGCAGAAGAAAAAAGCCTCCTTGACTTCTAAG ATTCCTGCTCTGGCTGTGGAGATGCCTGGCTCAGCAGATATCTCAGGGCTAAACCTACAGTTTGGGGCATTGCAGTTTGGGTCAGAGCCTGTCCTTTCTGATTATGAGTCCACTCCAACCACGAGCGCCTCTTCAAGCCAGGCTCCAAATAGCCTCTATACCAGCACGGCCAG TGAATCTTCATCTACAATTTCATCTAATCAGAGTCAGGAGTCCGGTTATCAGAGTGGCCCAATTCAGTCAACAACCTATACCTCCCAAAACAATGCTCAGGGCCCTCTGTATGAACAGAGATCCACGCAGACTCGGCGGTACCCCAGCTCCATCtcttcatcaccccaaaaggaccTGACTCAGGCAAAG AATGGCTTCAGTTCTGTGCAGGCCACGCAGTTACAGACCACGCAATCTGTTGAAG GTGCTACAGGCTCTGCAGTGAAATCTGACTCACCTTCTACTTCTAGTATCCCCCCTCTCAGTGAAACGGTATCTGCAGCTTCCTTATTGACGACAACCAATCAGCACTCGTCCACTTTGGGTGGCTTGAACCACAGTGAGGAGATTCCAAATACTACCACCACACAACACAACAG TACGTTATCTACTCAGCAGAATACCCTTTCGTCATCAACATCTTCTGGGCGTACTTCAACATCCACTCTTTTG CACACAAGCGTGGAGAGTGAGGCGAATCTTCATTCTTCCTCCAGCACTTTCTCCACCACGTCCAGCACAGTCTCTGCACCTCCGCCAGTGGTCAGTGTCTCCTCCAGTCTCAATAGTGGCAGTAGCCTGGGCCTCAACATAGGCAGCAACTCCACTGTCACAGCCTCGACTCGAAGCTCAGTTGCTACAACTTCAG gaAAAGCTCCTCCTAATCTCCCTCCTGGGGTCCCGCCATTGTTGCCTAATCCGTATATTATGGCTCCAGGGCTGTTACATGCCTACCCG CCACAAGTATATGGTTATGATGACTTGCAGATGCTTCAGACAAGATTTCCATTG GATTACTACAGCATCCCATTTCCTGCACCCACCACGCCGCTGACTGGGAGGGATGGTAGCCTGTCCAGCAACCCTTATTCCG GTGACCTCACAAAGTTTGGCCGTGGGgatgcctcctccccagccccggccaCTACCTTGGCCCAACCCCAACAGAACCAGACGCAGACTCACCACACCACGCAGCAGACATTCCTGAACCCGGCGCTGCCTCCTGGCTACAGTTACACCAGCCTGCCATACTACACAGGGGTTCCGGGCCTCCCCAGCACCTTCCAGTATGGGCCTGCTGTGTTCCCT GTGGCTCCTACCTCTTCCAAGCAGCATGGTGTGAATGTCAGTGTGAATGCATCGGCCACCCCTTTCCAACAGCCAAGTGGATATGGGTCTCATGGATACAACACTG gtgTCTCAGTCACCTCCAGTAACACGGGCGTGCCAGATATCTCGGGTTCTGTGTACTCCaaaacccag CAATCCTTTGAGAAACAAGGTTTTCATTCCGGTACTCCTGCTGCCTCCTTCAACTTGCCTTCAGCCCTAGGAAGTGGGGGGCCCATCAATCCAGCCACAGCTGCTGCCTACCCACCTGCCCCCTTTATGCACATTCTGACCCCCCATCAGCAGCCGCACTCCCAGATCCTTCACCATCACCTACAGCAGGATGGCCAG CTACCATATTTGCAGATGATTCTCTGTTGCCAGCGCCAGCAGGAGGAGCAG GACATCCTCAGTCTCGCGGATGACCAGCTTGGTGAATAA